The Streptomyces nitrosporeus genome includes a window with the following:
- a CDS encoding HAMP domain-containing sensor histidine kinase, with amino-acid sequence MTRPGSGLRPFSIKAKLGTLVVISVFITTGLLIVALRTRTEFRFITVFSVIATLLITQFVAHGLTAPLDEMRAVARSISHGDYTRRVSGAGRRDELGDLARTINRMADDLEAEDRHRKELVANVSHELRTPIAALRAVLENVVDGVSSADPETMRTALKQTERLGGLVETLLDLSRLDNGVVALKARRFEVWPYLSGVLKEANLAASQRRLSSGSGNHSRTDVHLHLDVSPPELTAYADAERLHQVVANLIDNAVKHSPPHGRVTVLARRGACPESLELEVVDEGPGIPEAERHRVFERFNRGQVPSPHGPGSDGGTGLGLAIARWAVDLHGGRIGVAESARGCRIQVTLPGNPQLRG; translated from the coding sequence ATGACCCGGCCCGGTTCCGGACTGCGGCCCTTCTCCATCAAGGCGAAACTCGGCACACTCGTCGTGATCTCGGTGTTCATCACCACGGGTCTGCTGATCGTCGCCCTGCGGACCCGGACCGAGTTCCGGTTCATCACGGTGTTCTCGGTGATCGCGACCCTGCTGATCACCCAGTTCGTGGCCCACGGCCTGACCGCGCCGCTGGACGAGATGCGGGCGGTGGCCCGGTCCATCTCGCACGGCGACTACACGCGGCGGGTGAGCGGCGCGGGGCGCCGCGACGAACTCGGGGACCTCGCCCGGACGATCAACCGCATGGCGGACGACCTGGAGGCGGAGGACCGGCACCGCAAGGAGCTGGTGGCCAACGTCTCCCACGAGCTGCGCACCCCGATCGCCGCGCTCAGAGCCGTGCTGGAGAACGTGGTGGACGGGGTGTCCTCCGCCGATCCCGAGACGATGCGCACCGCCCTGAAACAGACGGAGCGGCTCGGCGGCCTCGTGGAGACCCTGCTGGACCTCTCCCGCCTGGACAACGGCGTGGTGGCGCTGAAGGCCCGCCGCTTCGAGGTGTGGCCGTACCTGTCGGGCGTACTGAAGGAGGCCAACCTCGCGGCCTCGCAGCGCCGGCTCTCCTCGGGCTCCGGCAACCACTCCCGCACGGACGTGCACCTCCACCTCGACGTGTCACCGCCCGAACTGACGGCCTACGCGGACGCGGAACGCCTGCACCAGGTGGTCGCCAACCTCATCGACAACGCCGTCAAGCACAGTCCGCCGCACGGCAGGGTGACGGTGCTGGCGCGGCGCGGGGCCTGCCCCGAGTCGCTGGAGCTGGAGGTCGTCGACGAGGGGCCGGGCATCCCGGAGGCCGAGCGCCACCGGGTCTTCGAGCGCTTCAACCGGGGGCAGGTCCCGTCCCCGCACGGCCCCGGCAGCGACGGCGGCACCGGTCTGGGCCTCGCCATCGCCCGCTGGGCCGTGGATCTGCACGGCGGACGCATCGGAGTGGCCGAATCCGCTCGGGGTTGCCGGATCCAGGTCACTCTTCCAGGGAATCCACAGCTCCGCGGTTGA
- a CDS encoding multifunctional oxoglutarate decarboxylase/oxoglutarate dehydrogenase thiamine pyrophosphate-binding subunit/dihydrolipoyllysine-residue succinyltransferase subunit — MSSQSPSNSSISTDQEAGSGSNPAAAFGPNEWLVDEIYQQYLQDPNSVDRAWWDFFADYKPGTSGTADKPVPTVPVTPAPTATPAAPAAAAPAKAPAPAPAAPVKAAPPAAAAPAKPAPAKAAPAKPAEAAPAPAAKADASTEAPAGPEYVTLRGPSAAVAKNMNASLELPTATSVRAVPVKLLFDNRIVINNHLKRARGGKISFTHLIGYAMVQALKAMPSMNYSFAVKDGKPTLVKPEHVNLGLAIDLVKPNGDRQLVVAAIKKAETLNFFEFWQAYEDIVRRARVGKLGMDDFTGVTASLTNPGGIGTVHSVPRLMPGQGLIMGVGAMDYPAEFQGTSQDTLNKLGISKVMTLTSTYDHRVIQGAASGEFLRVLAQLLLGENDFYDEIFKALRIPYEPVRWLKDIDASHDDDVTKAARVFELIHSYRVRGHVMADTDPLEYRQRKHPDLDITEHGLTLWDLERDFAVGGFAGKTMMKLRDILGVLRESYCRTTGIEFMHIQEPKERKWLQDRVERPRPAPEREEQLRILRRLNAAEAFETFLQTKYVGQKRFSLEGGESVIPLLDAVIDSAAEARLDEVVIGMAHRGRLNVLANIVGKSYAQIFREFEGNLDPRSMHGSGDVKYHLGAEGTFTGLDGEQIKVSLAANPSHLEAVDPVLEGIARAKQDIINKGGTDFTVLPVALHGDAAFAGQGVVAETLNMSQLRGYRTGGTVHVVINNQVGFTAAPESSRSSMYATDVARMIEAPIIHVNGDDPEAVVRVARLAFEYRQTFNKDVVIDLICYRRRGHNEGDNPEFTNPQMYTLIDKKRSVRKLYTESLIGRGDITLEEAEQALQDFQGQLEKVFAEVREATSAPAQPHVPDVQAEFPVAVNTAVTSEVVKVIAESQVNIPDTVTVHPRLLPQMQRRAASVENGTIDWGMGETLAIGSLLMEGTPVRLAGQDSRRGTFGQRHAVLVDQKTGEDYTPLLYLTDEQARYNVYDSLLSEYAAMGFEYGYSLARPESLVIWEAQFGDFVNGAQTVVDEFISSAEQKWGQTSGVTLLLPHGYEGQGPDHSSARPERFLQLCAQNNMTVAMPTLPSNYFHLLRWQVHNPHHKPLVVFTPKSMLRLKAAASKVEEFTTGGFRPVIGDDSVKPEAVRKVVFCAGKLFYDLDAERVKRGDTETAIIRLERLYPLPGAEVQAEIAKYPNAEKYLWAQEEPANQGAWPFIALNLIDHLDLAVGADVPHGERLRRISRPHGSSPAVGSAKRHQAEQTQLINEVFEA; from the coding sequence GTGTCGTCTCAGTCCCCCAGTAACTCAAGCATCTCGACCGATCAAGAAGCTGGCTCCGGGTCCAACCCGGCGGCCGCGTTCGGCCCCAATGAGTGGCTCGTCGACGAGATCTACCAGCAGTACCTCCAGGATCCCAATTCGGTCGACCGCGCCTGGTGGGACTTCTTCGCCGACTACAAGCCGGGCACGTCCGGCACGGCGGACAAGCCCGTCCCCACGGTCCCGGTGACCCCGGCTCCGACCGCGACCCCCGCAGCCCCGGCCGCCGCCGCACCGGCGAAGGCCCCGGCGCCCGCGCCCGCCGCACCCGTGAAGGCGGCCCCGCCGGCCGCCGCCGCCCCGGCGAAGCCGGCTCCCGCGAAGGCAGCCCCCGCGAAGCCGGCCGAGGCCGCGCCCGCTCCGGCGGCGAAGGCCGACGCCTCCACCGAGGCCCCGGCCGGCCCCGAGTACGTGACGCTGCGCGGCCCGTCCGCGGCCGTGGCGAAGAACATGAACGCCTCGCTGGAGCTGCCGACGGCCACGTCCGTCCGCGCCGTCCCGGTGAAGCTGCTGTTCGACAACCGCATCGTCATCAACAACCACCTCAAGCGCGCCCGCGGCGGGAAGATCTCCTTCACGCACCTCATCGGGTACGCCATGGTGCAGGCCCTCAAGGCCATGCCGTCGATGAACTACTCCTTCGCGGTCAAGGACGGCAAGCCGACCCTGGTCAAGCCGGAGCACGTCAACCTCGGCCTGGCCATCGACCTGGTGAAGCCGAACGGCGACCGCCAGCTCGTCGTCGCGGCCATCAAGAAGGCCGAGACCCTCAACTTCTTCGAGTTCTGGCAGGCCTACGAGGACATCGTCCGCCGTGCCCGCGTCGGCAAGCTGGGGATGGACGACTTCACCGGCGTCACCGCCTCGCTGACCAACCCCGGCGGCATCGGCACCGTGCACTCGGTGCCCCGCCTGATGCCCGGTCAGGGCCTCATCATGGGCGTCGGCGCGATGGACTACCCGGCCGAGTTCCAGGGCACCTCGCAGGACACCCTGAACAAGCTGGGCATCTCCAAGGTCATGACCCTGACCTCGACGTACGACCACCGGGTCATCCAGGGCGCCGCGTCCGGCGAGTTCCTGCGGGTCCTGGCCCAGCTGCTGCTCGGCGAGAACGACTTCTACGACGAGATCTTCAAGGCGCTCCGCATCCCCTACGAGCCGGTCCGCTGGCTCAAGGACATCGACGCCTCGCACGACGACGACGTCACCAAGGCCGCGCGGGTCTTCGAGCTGATCCACTCCTACCGGGTCCGCGGCCACGTCATGGCCGACACCGACCCGCTGGAGTACCGCCAGCGTAAGCACCCCGACCTGGACATCACCGAGCACGGTCTCACCCTGTGGGACCTGGAGCGGGACTTCGCGGTCGGCGGTTTCGCCGGCAAGACGATGATGAAGCTCCGCGACATCCTCGGTGTCCTGCGTGAGTCGTACTGCCGCACCACCGGCATCGAGTTCATGCACATCCAGGAGCCGAAGGAGCGCAAGTGGCTCCAGGACCGGGTGGAGCGCCCGCGTCCGGCCCCGGAGCGCGAGGAGCAGCTGCGGATCCTGCGCCGCCTCAACGCCGCCGAGGCGTTCGAGACGTTCCTGCAGACCAAGTACGTCGGCCAGAAGCGGTTCTCGCTGGAGGGCGGCGAGTCCGTCATCCCCCTGCTCGACGCGGTCATCGACTCCGCCGCCGAGGCCCGCCTCGACGAGGTCGTCATCGGCATGGCCCACCGCGGCCGCCTCAACGTCCTGGCGAACATCGTCGGCAAGTCGTACGCCCAGATCTTCCGGGAGTTCGAGGGCAACCTCGACCCGCGGTCGATGCACGGCTCCGGTGACGTCAAGTACCACCTGGGCGCCGAGGGCACCTTCACCGGGCTGGACGGCGAGCAGATCAAGGTCTCGCTGGCCGCCAACCCCTCGCACCTGGAGGCGGTCGACCCGGTCCTGGAGGGCATCGCCCGCGCCAAGCAGGACATCATCAACAAGGGCGGCACGGACTTCACGGTCCTGCCCGTGGCGCTCCACGGCGACGCGGCCTTCGCGGGCCAGGGCGTCGTCGCCGAGACGCTCAACATGTCGCAGCTGCGCGGCTACCGCACCGGCGGCACCGTGCACGTGGTGATCAACAACCAGGTCGGTTTCACCGCCGCCCCGGAGTCCTCGCGCTCCTCGATGTACGCCACCGACGTGGCGCGCATGATCGAGGCGCCGATCATCCACGTCAACGGCGACGACCCGGAGGCCGTGGTCCGCGTCGCGCGGCTCGCCTTCGAGTACCGGCAGACGTTCAACAAGGACGTCGTCATCGACCTCATCTGCTACCGCCGCCGCGGTCACAACGAGGGCGACAACCCGGAGTTCACCAACCCGCAGATGTACACCCTGATCGACAAGAAGCGCTCGGTGCGCAAGCTGTACACCGAGTCCCTCATCGGTCGCGGCGACATCACGCTGGAAGAGGCCGAGCAGGCGCTCCAGGACTTCCAGGGGCAGCTGGAGAAGGTCTTCGCGGAGGTCCGCGAGGCCACCTCCGCCCCGGCCCAGCCGCATGTCCCGGACGTCCAGGCGGAGTTCCCGGTCGCCGTGAACACCGCGGTGACCTCCGAGGTCGTCAAGGTGATCGCCGAGTCCCAGGTGAACATCCCGGACACGGTCACCGTGCACCCGCGCCTGCTGCCGCAGATGCAGCGCCGGGCCGCGTCCGTGGAGAACGGCACGATCGACTGGGGCATGGGCGAGACCCTGGCCATCGGTTCGCTGCTGATGGAGGGCACCCCGGTCCGGCTCGCCGGCCAGGACAGCCGCCGCGGCACCTTCGGCCAGCGCCACGCGGTCCTCGTCGACCAGAAGACCGGCGAGGACTACACCCCGCTGCTGTACCTGACGGACGAGCAGGCACGTTACAACGTCTACGACTCGCTGCTCAGCGAGTACGCGGCGATGGGCTTCGAGTACGGCTACTCGCTGGCCCGCCCGGAGTCGCTGGTGATCTGGGAGGCCCAGTTCGGTGACTTCGTCAACGGCGCGCAGACCGTCGTGGACGAGTTCATCTCCTCGGCCGAGCAGAAGTGGGGCCAGACGTCCGGCGTCACGCTGCTGCTGCCGCACGGTTACGAGGGCCAGGGCCCGGACCACAGTTCCGCCCGCCCGGAGCGCTTCCTCCAGCTGTGCGCGCAGAACAACATGACGGTCGCGATGCCGACCCTGCCGTCGAACTACTTCCACCTCCTGCGGTGGCAGGTGCACAACCCGCACCACAAGCCGCTGGTCGTCTTCACCCCGAAGTCGATGCTGCGCCTGAAGGCCGCGGCGTCGAAGGTGGAGGAGTTCACCACGGGCGGGTTCCGTCCGGTCATCGGCGACGACTCGGTCAAGCCGGAAGCCGTCCGCAAGGTCGTCTTCTGCGCGGGCAAGCTCTTCTACGACCTGGACGCCGAGCGGGTCAAGCGCGGCGACACGGAGACGGCGATCATCCGTCTGGAGCGCCTGTACCCGCTGCCGGGTGCGGAGGTCCAGGCCGAGATCGCCAAGTACCCGAACGCCGAGAAGTACCTGTGGGCCCAGGAGGAGCCGGCCAACCAGGGTGCGTGGCCGTTCATCGCGCTCAACCTGATCGACCACCTGGACCTGGCCGTCGGCGCCGACGTGCCGCACGGTGAGCGCCTGCGCCGCATCTCGCGTCCGCACGGCTCGTCCCCGGCGGTCGGTTCGGCCAAGCGCCACCAGGCCGAGCAGACCCAGCTGATCAACGAGGTCTTCGAGGCCTGA
- a CDS encoding DUF6104 family protein: protein MYFTDRGIEELEKRRGEEEVTFEWLAEQLRTFVDLNPDFEVPVERLATWLARLDDDEDE, encoded by the coding sequence ATGTATTTCACCGACCGTGGTATCGAGGAACTGGAGAAGCGGCGCGGCGAGGAGGAGGTCACCTTCGAGTGGCTCGCCGAGCAGCTGAGGACGTTCGTCGACCTCAACCCCGACTTCGAGGTCCCCGTCGAGCGTCTGGCGACGTGGCTGGCCCGGCTGGACGACGACGAGGACGAGTGA
- a CDS encoding DUF4097 family beta strand repeat-containing protein, translating to MPESTWTVAEPRKLTFDDPVTTLRVRVVDGVVNVVGTSEPTARLEVSEINGPPLVVTQRDGVLTVAYEDLPWKEFLNWLDRRAPRRRAVVSLAVPAGSAVEVGVIGAGAVVSGVHGRTEVRGVGGDATLVRLSGPVRAETVSGSLEVQAMTGDLRFHSVSGDLTVVEGAGSSVRADTISGDMVLDLDTSAEPTDISLTTVSGEIAIRLPHPADAKVEANTTTGAVSNAFEDLRVSGQWGAKRITGKLGAGTGRLKATTVSGSIALLRRPPAQEAPQDAEPTGKVL from the coding sequence ATGCCTGAATCCACGTGGACCGTCGCCGAGCCCCGGAAGCTCACCTTCGACGACCCCGTGACGACGCTCCGTGTGCGCGTCGTCGACGGCGTGGTCAACGTCGTGGGGACCTCGGAGCCGACGGCGCGGCTGGAGGTCTCGGAGATCAACGGCCCGCCCCTGGTCGTCACCCAGCGGGACGGTGTGCTGACCGTGGCGTACGAGGACCTGCCGTGGAAGGAGTTCCTGAACTGGCTCGACCGCCGGGCCCCACGGCGGCGGGCGGTGGTCTCGCTCGCGGTACCGGCCGGGTCCGCGGTGGAGGTCGGCGTGATCGGTGCGGGGGCCGTCGTCTCCGGCGTCCACGGGCGCACGGAGGTGCGGGGCGTCGGCGGTGACGCCACACTCGTGAGGCTCTCCGGGCCGGTCCGCGCGGAGACCGTATCCGGCAGCCTGGAGGTCCAGGCCATGACCGGTGATCTCCGCTTCCACTCCGTGTCGGGCGACCTCACGGTCGTCGAGGGCGCCGGGTCCTCGGTGCGGGCCGACACGATCAGCGGGGACATGGTGCTGGACCTCGACACCTCGGCGGAGCCGACGGACATCAGCCTGACCACGGTCAGCGGTGAGATCGCGATCCGGCTGCCGCATCCGGCGGACGCGAAGGTGGAGGCGAACACCACCACCGGCGCGGTCAGCAACGCCTTCGAGGACCTCCGGGTCAGCGGCCAGTGGGGCGCGAAGAGGATCACCGGCAAGCTGGGGGCGGGCACGGGCCGGCTGAAGGCCACCACCGTCTCCGGTTCGATCGCCCTCCTGCGCCGGCCACCGGCCCAGGAGGCCCCCCAGGATGCCGAGCCGACCGGAAAGGTGCTCTGA